One genomic segment of Hevea brasiliensis isolate MT/VB/25A 57/8 chromosome 3, ASM3005281v1, whole genome shotgun sequence includes these proteins:
- the LOC110666438 gene encoding WEB family protein At1g12150-like, which translates to MVNIRGSNQQKSSGSPKGEVGEIDTRAPFQSVKAAVSLFGEVAVSKDKDEPSSKQKISSEHVLDEETTLLLVQKELDNYKQQLEVAETTKSRAHSELEKAKITLNELTTMLKTTTESKLSAMEAAESVKKQAKELEVAKSQQHLGNAARKQEMDQEREQYMIIVSELDLAKQELTQIRQDFDACLEAKSASFQQAAEARRVANMNIEKINELSKEIKAMQESALQLNLASVQSQEQLENIMAEKEASIKAYITTKEDVDNKLKSLIQEYDPKLTRKLELKLVETNMEIEVIQEEMKRAHALEMDTVKLITTELNEATKALQKVAEEENLLRNIVTSLRLELEEVKKEKVEVEKKEKEIYDEQRSLLEQLSSEAESARTEVEEIKKNTNKLNQEAESGMLMAAKAMEKLQLVLKEVEQAKEAEKKAHNGMKISSEKQNNQNPQCSDNIIKISLQEFESLKKRVEECENIAEAKETDAVIEMEVINIRKNAAEKKLEENLKAIKEIEEATDIALKSAEIAEAAQNVVEGELRRWRQKYDK; encoded by the exons GAGGTAGCTGTCTCCAAAGATAAAGACGAACCATCATCCAAGCAAAAGATTTCTTCAGAG CATGTGTTGGACGAGGAGACCACACTTTTGTTGGTTCAAAAAGAACTTGACAATTACAAGCAACAGCTTGAAGTTGCCGAGACAACAAAGTCTCGAGCACATTCTGAACTTGAGAAGGCCAAGATAACACTAAACGAGTTGACCACTATGCTCAAAACTACTACTGAATCTAAGCTATCAGCTATGGAAGCTGCAGAAAGTGTGAAGAAACAAGCTAAGGAACTTGAAGTtgcaaaatctcaacaacatttggGAAATGCTGCTCGGAAACAAGAAATGGACCAGGAAAGAGAGCAGTACATGATCATTGTGAGTGAACTTGATCTTGCAAAGCAAGAACTCACTCAAATTCGACAAGATTTTGACGCTTGCCTAGAGGCAAAATCAGCTTCATTTCAACAAGCAGCAGAAGCCAGGCGTGTAGCCAATATGAACATAGAAAAGATTAATGAGCTctcaaaggaaattaaagcaatgCAAGAATCAGCTTTGCAATTAAATCTTGCCTCTGTACAATCTCAAGAACAACTAGAAAATATTATGGCTGAGAAAGAAGCCAGCATTAAAGCTTATATAACGACCAAGGAAGACGTGGACAATAAATTGAAGTCTTTAATTCAAGAATATGATCCTAAGCTTACTAGAAAACTTGAGCTGAAACTTGTAGAAACAAATATGGAGATTGAAGTTATACAAGAAGAAATGAAAAGAGCGCATGCCCTTGAAATGGATACTGTGAAGCTTATAACCACTGAGCTGAATGAAGCAACAAAGGCATTGCAGAAAGTCGCTGAGGAAGAGAATTTGCTTCGAAATATAGTGACATCGCTTAGACTGGAATTAGAGGAagtgaaaaaagaaaaagttgaagtggagaagaaagaaaaggaaatataTGATGAGCAAAGATCACTACTTGAGCAGCTTTCATCAGAAGCTGAGAGTGCAAGAACAGAAGTAGAAGAGATAAAGAAGAATACTAATAAACTAAATCAAGAAGCTGAAAGTGGCATGTTAATGGCTGCAAAAGCAATGGAAAAGCTTCAACTTGTTCTTAAAGAGGTTGAGCAAGCCAAAGAAGCAGAAAAGAAAGCCCATAATGGGATGAAAATCTCGTCTGAAAAACAAAATAATCAAAATCCTCAATGCAGTGATaacataataaaaatttcattgcaGGAGTTTGAGAGTTTAAAAAAGAGAGTAGAGGAATGTGAAAATATAGCTGAGGCAAAAGAGACAGATGCAGTAATTGAAATGGAAGTAATCAATATAAGAAAGAATGCAGCAGAAAAAAAGTTGGAGGAAAATTTGAAAGCAATCAAAGAaattgaagaagcaactgataTTGCTTTGAAGTCAGCAGAGATAGCAGAGGCTGCACAAAATGTGGTGGAGGGTGAACTTCGAAGGTGGCGACAAAAATATGATAAATAA